The stretch of DNA aaaaaactcaaattttaacatttgtgccacgagtaaatgaagtccgaatgagctaatattttgcaaagggtttTTTCTCGTGCAaaccaacatttcgtagcaaatgaagcgaatgaaaaatcgggtaaactatttttattggcacccaaaaccatacttttcctttttttcaagtcccagagtgccgatagtagacaaaaaaatttttttttcgagatgacactagatcttgacgtttcatgcaatttcgagacatttggcatcattttttttcgaaaacctcgaCCCCGGGTGacttttcgattttcgaaaaactaaaCTTTgcccgctttgcgccactcattcttaagtccgattgagctgatattttgcatagggtgttttttcgaggaggtgaacattttttatggggtaaccttttgaaattcgagatgaacattttcattggcaccctagtatatatataaaaaaccgataaagtggttcggttcggcatggaatggctgtatgttagggtggcagcgaaaatggccatgtcaaatttcaaaaaaatcaaaaactttgagcgctttgaggcacccctaaatcacgtccgattgagctaaaattttgcacaggtcatttttttgggccaataaacaacaTGTAAATGGTCGGTTCTTCAAAttcgataattaatttttttccgcACCTTCATTGCCACCTTATTGCATATATAAAAATGCCATTGCATGCGAAACCaatcggaaattactgaaccgatcgacatgaacattggtatgtaggggtttttgggtcggtgaaggtttttatgatagttcgagacccctccccctctctaatgggggaCGGAACTAGGTTGTTATAGAAACAATCGTAATAACACATCGATTAAAGAACGTGTGGCTCAAATTTAGGAGCGAGAAGCTGATAAGCACGTTGGACctttattataattttctcaACAAATCACTATTGCTATGAAAATGCTCAAAACATATCAATTACTAATCAGAACACTCCGGAGGGCAATCATTTTCACAAATATCACATATTTGGAGTTGTTTACCATCGAAATACGAGATTGCCACACGAGCTTGAAAAGAGAAATGCTATTTAGTTTCACATGGACAATTTGATAGATATACTGCAGCACTCACAATTATCATAAAAATCGTACACTCTGACGGTGCCAGGAATCTGCTGCAGAACATCACTTTGACGGAAGCCTGTCACGTTCAAGCACTCATAGTGTAATGGCAGCGAATCAAAGTATAGCTGCAGTGACGTTTCACCGTATTTGGTCGACACTTTCTGgaagaaaaggaaaagaaaagttTTTCATAATCTGTGATCACAAAAGGAACGTATTCGAAATACCTTGATCATTTCAGACGCTTCCAACTCCTCGATGGAATCGTCCAACGCAATGTAGCCACTTGGAAAAGTTATTTCCATCAGGACGAGCGCTGTTTCCTCATACTTTTCTCGTGGTAAAAATTTGGCACATACCGTGAGAGGCAAATAATTGTCGGCAGGTATGGTGAGCGTTTCGACTTTAACATCAAAACGAGGCTTCAACTTAAGTATATTGGAAAAATAACGATACTCAAGTTTGAATGTACCAGTTCCTGTTCCGTTTAGCGTCACATCGATGACTCGAACGCTTGGCGGTAGTGTAATTTCCTGAACCACAAGTGAACTTTGGGGATCTATATGAATTGTTGCATTTTTATTCTTTTCAAATGTGACTGTTACATCGTAGTCATTTCGGGAAGTTGATACTTTTAGGGCATATTTCGCCAGGGCTTTGAACGCTACATAGATACTTAGAGTGTTCTCATAGTAAACACCATAGTGTTGCTTCGAGACTAGCCAATTCACGATCGGTTTGGCATCTATATAATTATTCATCTCGATGTAGGTCAATAAGGCATATCCGGTAGTCTCTGTACTGGTGGACCCTGAATCCCACCAACGAAGCAAGCGATCATGATCTTTCTTGGAATGTTCTAGCAGTCTTTCCAACGCGCTTTCTCTCAAATCATGATTTGCCAACTGCATTGCGTAAGCTGTCATTGCTAGGGAATAACTCGAGGATAGATCATAGTATTTTGACGAAAGATAAGACGTTGCTTTTTCAACCACCGTATTGTATTTCAGCGCGATGTTCTTATCCTCAAGAAAAGCAATCTGTGTAAATGCGGTAAGTGTCGTTTCATCATTGTGTAAAGTGTATAATCCATATTGATAAACCGTATTGAGTTCAACCCAGCTTCCATTGATTTTCTGATGTAGTTGAAGCCAATCGTACGCCTTCTCAATAATTTTCTCGTCAACCGTTATGTATTGGGATGCCTGTTGCAAAGTTATGGCCACTAGAGCTGTCAAACCAATACTACCTATGCCGTCGTCCTTGCCGAACATACTGAAGGAACCATCATCGAGTTTGTATTTCAGTTGGTTTTGATATCCTGTCTCCAAAAACTGTAAAGCTTTATTTTTTATAGCACCACCGTACGTTCCCGTGTTTTCAATGTAGTTCAAAACAACCAGATTTGGGATCATTTTGAGAATATTCTGTTCACCGCTTCCAAACGGCAATCGAATCTGATCAGGCAAGTCACCAACTTTGTTTCCCAGCAAATTACCCTGTACCGAGAATCGTATTTTTTCCGATCCGGCATCGATGTGACGGGGAATTTCAAGTCTCATGTTCCTAAACGTTTGGCTAGAGTTATCCAGCTGAATGTATCGAGGGTCTGTTTTGGAGTACTCTAAACTCTCCGGGGTTATTCGGAGCAACCGTTCGACTGAATCCGATGCCTCAGATGATTCAGCAATGACTTTTATCACAATGTTGCCCAACTTTTTCGGCTTTATATAAAATTTGGTTGTCGTTGCCGAGTTAGGTGTCAGAACCACATTTTTTGCCTGATAGTGAGCATCCTGTCGGCCCTGGTTGTGTATGAATATGTATTCTTGGCGGGTGTTTTTCAGCGAAACTCCGACGTATAACATCTCGTCAAGGTAATTGAACACAGTCACCTCGATGACGGCTGTTTCGCTTTTCTTGATCGAGTTCGGAAAATTGAGCATAATGAAGAACGGTTTGAACACCTTTAGCGAGAGAGGTTGATCCAGAATGCCAAGACCGTAATCTGGGCTGAGCGAGAAGCCTGATATTTTCCAGCTGGTGATTTCGGAGGGGGCATCATCCCATATATCTAGTTTTCCGTCTGACCTGTGTATAATACACGGCATTTGAATCTCGAGATTAGTAATAATAAGTAGACTTACCCAACTTCGTtcatatcataccacagccatgaATCGGAAAATTGCCGACGGGGTGGAATATAATCGTCTTCTTCATCAGCATTGTACTGACCGAAGCGGAGACCCAGTTCTTGaggaaaaatgtaattttatttttatttttgcagcTGGAGTTTGATCTTGATTGAaatatcatttatatttttttttgttttttgtctaTGCAAGAATGTTACATTAAGCTTACCAAAATGTTGTTTCATGTTGGAAATCACAATTATATTGttctgaaaatgaaaaaaaatagaaaatggtCAATTAGGAAAACAAAGCTATcagtcaagaaaaaaatatatataaaatgtaaaaaattagaGATGGTAATGCTGTTAATTTTTTGCAATCCTCCAATATTTAGAAATAGTTGTACCTCCGAAAAATAGTGGTCTTTCCAATTTTCGCCGTGTACCAGTTTTCCAGGGTGTTCAAATC from Toxorhynchites rutilus septentrionalis strain SRP chromosome 3, ASM2978413v1, whole genome shotgun sequence encodes:
- the LOC129779028 gene encoding thioester-containing protein 1 allele R1-like, with product MYHGELTLCVLLSIVVNRVHGIGNYVILAPNYIQERQPYHLSVSTFNSDVPSKLQISVQGFSEADETLKIENQLQLAANVTQLVKLNTAYLDPGAYTLRVSGADLDREFPLSFLDETYVVLIQTDKPLYRPGNTVKFRILVLNQTTKPLTNLKSTRVTISDPDENVIKVWSFAKIRNGAFYSQLDIANEPNHGNWTITANVRGKDHTRAFLVDDYKLPKHEIKISTPKVATPNDEDLIVDIDASYTFGRPMKGDLTVTAYGHTNMSKTLKINGRARVRFNIGKLFDSHDIVKDTLIPVEVSLLERYTKRTFNTLGSVQMHMRPVLIELDKSSEYFIPGYPYNCWFRLSDRLREKLNIDLDSVSFSIVYIGPNQFLRTVEENLTPDNDGVIPLILEIPKQATEATIDVQYDSYSERFLLSGYPTVSPVLFKAFVLTRKVSLNQPISIQVHSSIPLDFITYQVVSKRTIVDVKRVEVNNGNTTIFHINTTIDMIPKVKIFVFSVHNNTILSDSVIVEVLGLPNMVNLTLSEQQVAPGQRVKLTVQSTAHSIIGLSAVDQGLLQLSEGNPINQQRIWDALEGSQVDLEEPNNNIIVISNMKQHFELGLRFGQYNADEEDDYIPPRRQFSDSWLWYDMNEVGSDGKLDIWDDAPSEITSWKISGFSLSPDYGLGILDQPLSLKVFKPFFIMLNFPNSIKKSETAVIEVTVFNYLDEMLYVGVSLKNTRQEYIFIHNQGRQDAHYQAKNVVLTPNSATTTKFYIKPKKLGNIVIKVIAESSEASDSVERLLRITPESLEYSKTDPRYIQLDNSSQTFRNMRLEIPRHIDAGSEKIRFSVQGNLLGNKVGDLPDQIRLPFGSGEQNILKMIPNLVVLNYIENTGTYGGAIKNKALQFLETGYQNQLKYKLDDGSFSMFGKDDGIGSIGLTALVAITLQQASQYITVDEKIIEKAYDWLQLHQKINGSWVELNTVYQYGLYTLHNDETTLTAFTQIAFLEDKNIALKYNTVVEKATSYLSSKYYDLSSSYSLAMTAYAMQLANHDLRESALERLLEHSKKDHDRLLRWWDSGSTSTETTGYALLTYIEMNNYIDAKPIVNWLVSKQHYGVYYENTLSIYVAFKALAKYALKVSTSRNDYDVTVTFEKNKNATIHIDPQSSLVVQEITLPPSVRVIDVTLNGTGTGTFKLEYRYFSNILKLKPRFDVKVETLTIPADNYLPLTVCAKFLPREKYEETALVLMEITFPSGYIALDDSIEELEASEMIKKVSTKYGETSLQLYFDSLPLHYECLNVTGFRQSDVLQQIPGTVRVYDFYDNSRVAISYFDGKQLQICDICENDCPPECSD